The following proteins are encoded in a genomic region of Fervidobacterium pennivorans DSM 9078:
- a CDS encoding Asp23/Gls24 family envelope stress response protein: MGNITISDNVISEIAYRSICSVYGVEPDDKEFKKLRKNISVERTPEDNVIINVKLEAPYGENILEFSKNIMKTITENVSQMTEKVVEAVNVVVIGVSEREFNKNS, translated from the coding sequence ATGGGAAACATAACGATATCAGATAACGTTATTTCTGAAATTGCCTACAGATCTATCTGTTCGGTCTACGGTGTCGAACCGGATGACAAAGAATTTAAAAAGTTGAGAAAAAACATATCCGTTGAAAGAACCCCTGAGGATAATGTTATAATCAACGTTAAGCTTGAGGCTCCCTATGGAGAAAACATATTGGAATTTTCCAAAAACATAATGAAAACCATAACTGAGAATGTTTCCCAGATGACAGAAAAAGTAGTTGAGGCAGTAAACGTTGTAGTCATTGGTGTTTCAGAGAGAGAATTTAACAAAAATTCCTAA
- the folP gene encoding dihydropteroate synthase, which translates to MSSKRTKVMGIINVTPDSFYSGSRVSETELLDKVEEMIKNGVDVIDIGGESTRPGADPVPLEEEIRRTVTAVKLVRRHFDIPISVDTYKSEVARLSLEEGADIINDISALRFDEKMVDVAAHYKCPVIIMHMKGTPKTMQENPEYTDVIGEITDFFKERIEFAKSHGIEKLILDPGIGFGKKLEHNLAIFKHIESFKELGYPILIGASRKSMIGMILNLPPEERLNGTLALTAYCVMHDVDFVRVHDVKENVEIVKVLEAIKNFRSE; encoded by the coding sequence ATGAGTTCCAAAAGAACCAAAGTAATGGGTATAATAAACGTAACTCCAGATTCTTTCTATTCTGGTAGCCGTGTTAGTGAAACTGAACTATTAGATAAAGTGGAAGAGATGATAAAAAACGGTGTGGATGTTATAGATATCGGTGGGGAAAGTACCAGACCAGGTGCAGACCCGGTCCCTCTTGAAGAGGAAATACGAAGAACCGTAACGGCAGTGAAACTTGTAAGGAGGCACTTCGATATCCCTATTTCAGTTGATACCTACAAATCGGAAGTTGCAAGGCTTTCTTTAGAAGAGGGAGCGGATATAATTAACGACATAAGTGCTTTAAGGTTTGACGAAAAAATGGTTGATGTAGCTGCGCATTACAAATGTCCAGTAATCATCATGCATATGAAAGGTACACCCAAAACAATGCAAGAAAATCCGGAATATACAGACGTTATTGGTGAAATTACTGACTTTTTCAAAGAAAGAATCGAGTTTGCCAAAAGTCATGGAATAGAGAAATTGATACTCGACCCTGGCATTGGTTTTGGAAAAAAGCTCGAGCACAATTTAGCGATATTTAAGCACATAGAAAGCTTCAAAGAGCTTGGATACCCAATCTTAATTGGTGCAAGCAGAAAATCAATGATAGGCATGATACTAAATCTACCGCCGGAAGAAAGACTGAACGGCACTCTCGCTTTAACTGCTTATTGCGTTATGCACGATGTTGATTTTGTGAGAGTTCATGACGTGAAAGAGAATGTAGAAATTGTTAAAGTCTTGGAAGCGATAAAGAATTTTCGTAGTGAATAA
- a CDS encoding pseudouridine synthase, protein MRMEENEKGKGRKKIRLDRFLANAHIGSRTEVKMYIKDGRVKVNGEIVYDPAFYVSEEDVVTIDDILVEAHRFVYIILNKPAGFVSTTSENEPSVLNLVEHPYVSELHIAGRLDKDVEGLLILTNDGEFTHRLISPKKKVEKEYYIYSKRPVNITQEMEAEVEKGLEIDGEKFLPGRIRQIDERTVSITIVEGKYHQIKKMCKRLGIEWEKIQRVRIGGLILDQTLKPGEWRELTKDEVKKVFER, encoded by the coding sequence ATGAGGATGGAAGAAAATGAAAAAGGTAAGGGAAGAAAAAAGATTCGGTTGGACAGATTTTTAGCGAACGCACATATTGGCTCACGAACGGAAGTTAAAATGTACATCAAAGATGGACGCGTCAAAGTTAACGGAGAAATAGTTTATGACCCTGCTTTTTATGTGTCGGAAGAAGATGTTGTTACAATCGATGATATACTTGTGGAGGCTCATCGTTTTGTTTATATAATTCTAAATAAACCTGCTGGTTTTGTATCTACAACGTCCGAAAACGAACCAAGTGTGCTAAACCTTGTTGAACACCCATATGTTAGTGAACTCCACATAGCCGGTAGACTTGACAAGGACGTAGAAGGCCTTTTGATTCTAACTAACGATGGTGAGTTTACACATAGATTAATATCACCAAAAAAGAAAGTGGAAAAAGAATATTACATATACTCAAAAAGGCCTGTGAACATCACTCAAGAAATGGAAGCAGAAGTAGAAAAAGGATTAGAGATAGATGGTGAAAAGTTTCTTCCGGGAAGAATTAGACAAATTGATGAAAGAACGGTTTCCATAACTATCGTTGAAGGAAAATACCACCAAATAAAAAAGATGTGTAAAAGACTGGGAATAGAGTGGGAAAAGATACAAAGAGTTCGAATTGGTGGGCTAATACTTGACCAAACCCTAAAACCTGGAGAATGGCGGGAGCTTACAAAAGATGAGGTAAAAAAGGTTTTTGAGAGGTAA
- the efp gene encoding elongation factor P — protein MIEVGDLEKGMYIKYEGDIYRIIDVNKHFRGRGSGLIRTKLKSLSTGLIRDVNFASGEKVEEAELSFRKAEYLYNDGENYYFMDLQTYEQYAIPESEVDEAKYYLVENTQVDLVMHDEKPIGIQLPTTVVLEVVETEPNFKGDTVSGGGKPAVLQTGLKISVPFFINVGDKIKVDTRTGEYIERA, from the coding sequence ATGATTGAAGTTGGTGACCTTGAGAAAGGCATGTACATAAAGTACGAAGGTGACATATACAGAATCATTGATGTTAACAAACACTTCAGAGGAAGAGGTTCTGGACTCATTAGAACAAAACTTAAAAGCTTGTCAACGGGTCTCATTAGAGATGTCAACTTCGCAAGTGGTGAAAAGGTTGAAGAAGCAGAGCTTTCATTCAGAAAAGCAGAATACTTGTACAACGATGGAGAAAACTATTACTTCATGGATTTGCAAACGTACGAACAATATGCAATTCCTGAGTCGGAAGTGGATGAAGCAAAATACTATCTTGTTGAAAATACACAAGTGGACCTCGTGATGCACGATGAGAAACCAATCGGTATCCAGCTCCCAACGACCGTTGTTTTGGAAGTTGTTGAAACGGAACCGAACTTTAAAGGTGACACTGTTTCCGGTGGAGGAAAACCTGCGGTTTTGCAGACAGGTTTAAAGATAAGTGTTCCTTTCTTCATAAACGTTGGTGATAAGATTAAGGTAGACACAAGAACCGGAGAGTATATAGAACGTGCATAA
- the nusB gene encoding transcription antitermination factor NusB, whose product MVSKRRKLREAVVKALFQLDFRPDEFEDILRDTLSDEKIQEVKKDVERYLKRIRENRERIDEIISKYLLNWDFGRVSYIDRNILRLGAYELLYEMDVPIEVTLDEMVEIAKKYGSEESGKFVNGVLDKIAKTEAPKEKFDL is encoded by the coding sequence TTGGTATCGAAGAGACGGAAGCTTAGAGAAGCTGTAGTGAAAGCGCTTTTCCAACTGGACTTCAGGCCCGATGAATTCGAGGATATATTACGCGACACATTGAGCGATGAGAAAATACAGGAAGTAAAAAAAGACGTTGAAAGGTATTTGAAAAGAATCCGTGAGAACAGAGAGAGAATAGATGAGATTATTTCAAAATATCTTTTGAACTGGGATTTTGGAAGAGTCTCGTATATTGACCGTAATATCTTAAGACTAGGAGCCTACGAGTTGCTTTATGAAATGGATGTACCGATAGAAGTTACTTTGGATGAAATGGTGGAAATTGCCAAAAAATATGGGTCCGAGGAAAGTGGGAAGTTTGTCAATGGTGTGTTAGATAAGATAGCAAAGACAGAAGCACCAAAGGAAAAGTTCGATTTGTAA
- a CDS encoding vWA domain-containing protein, producing MRRMLISALSFVFVLVFLFSCSEIPQAPKVIPPDPAGTTKPSVSEYEASDIYGSVDKQPTLVPIAVPDSVRVRISLPGVENLLPSELRVFEDNKEQGFVLYKESSVKNKLDIAIILDVTGSMDPVIEGAKNSIISFANSLADSGLDARIGVIPFDDYVNPPSDIDVSPGFLNLTTPASAQEYIGALYAGYGGDWAENPYDAIMFAATALEWRSGAQRTMIVITDAPAHYKGDGTSFAHFTKAEMLPKLVGYFVIHGAFIPGYYSESTTDFSDPGDVRELCQETGGVIKYTDTYGNVDLTSLGIVEYVTSSWIVTFESDSPASTHTIEIFYTKGSDKRYLKLQDVTY from the coding sequence ATGAGAAGAATGCTTATAAGTGCCTTAAGTTTTGTGTTTGTTCTAGTGTTTTTGTTCAGTTGCTCTGAGATACCACAAGCTCCGAAAGTTATACCACCTGACCCCGCTGGAACAACGAAACCATCGGTATCAGAATATGAAGCATCGGACATTTACGGAAGTGTAGATAAACAACCGACGCTGGTACCCATCGCTGTTCCGGACTCAGTGCGTGTAAGAATAAGTCTGCCCGGGGTTGAAAATTTACTGCCAAGCGAATTAAGAGTTTTCGAAGATAACAAAGAGCAAGGATTCGTGCTTTACAAAGAATCATCGGTGAAAAATAAATTAGATATTGCAATCATTCTAGACGTAACTGGGAGTATGGATCCTGTTATTGAGGGTGCTAAAAACAGCATAATCTCTTTTGCCAATTCACTTGCAGATAGTGGATTGGACGCTAGAATTGGTGTTATACCTTTCGACGATTATGTGAATCCTCCCAGCGATATAGACGTTAGTCCTGGATTTTTAAACCTAACAACTCCTGCTTCTGCTCAAGAATACATTGGAGCACTTTACGCCGGATACGGTGGGGATTGGGCAGAGAACCCATACGACGCGATAATGTTCGCTGCAACAGCACTTGAATGGAGATCAGGTGCACAAAGAACAATGATTGTTATTACCGATGCACCAGCACATTACAAGGGTGATGGAACATCTTTTGCCCACTTTACAAAGGCTGAGATGTTACCAAAACTCGTCGGATATTTTGTTATACACGGTGCTTTTATTCCCGGATATTACAGTGAATCCACAACTGACTTTTCTGACCCTGGAGATGTGAGGGAGCTCTGCCAGGAGACAGGTGGTGTAATAAAATATACTGATACATATGGAAATGTTGATCTCACAAGTCTTGGAATAGTAGAGTATGTAACTTCATCTTGGATTGTTACATTTGAGAGTGATTCACCGGCATCAACGCACACGATAGAAATTTTCTATACAAAAGGTTCAGATAAAAGATATCTCAAACTCCAGGATGTCACCTATTAA